The genomic DNA GCTGCAATAAATGCCCTCCCATACATGTTATTTCAACTTGAACCTTGGGGTAAGGAATATGAATACTCGAAAATTTTGCGGAAACCACGAAACCCTGGCTCTCATACTAAATATAATCTATATCCCCATATTAATGGTCAAGAACGTTTTTTAACTACGGATATAATAGCATCATTAACTTTGCTGTGCAATCACTTAAGCAGATTAATGACCCAGATATGTTGATCTATAATATTCAAACATCCAAGGTCACACCATAAATGAGGGAACTGCATGATCTCATAAGAACAGCAGAACGGCCGAATATTGTATGTGTGGATACCAACCGTACATCAGTAGTAATTGGGGAATCAACTGTCTCTTTCGAGCCAAATATCGAAGGCGCTAGGAGACGGAAATGTGAGACATATTGCCATTCTAATTTCAGATTTTCGGGAAAACGTTTTTCTCTTGCCGTCTCATATGCTTTGAGGTTTGATCAAGGGGACTCTGATCGACAACAAATACCAGATAACTGCACCATTTAATTAAGTCAGCCAGCCGTTCTGTGAAACCTCGCAAGTACTTCACACCCATATCAGATAGCCATTTTATCATCttatcttaaaggtcaagtccatcccagaaaaaaagttgatttgaagtaaaagagaaaaatcattagaagcataatactgataatttcatcttaatcgggtgtaaaatgagaaagctatgacattttaaagtttcgcgtATTTTTCACCGaacagttatgtgcacaactcagtgacatgcaaaataaaagagtcgatgatgtccctcactattttttatattgtttgaattatacaatatttcacttttgacagtttttgacagTAAGGACGCTACACTCACCAAAAAAAGTGAGTCATGTGACTCATTTTTGCGCAATTTTCATGAGTCAAGTGTCAAAATTGACTCCTCAGTATCAACAAACGAGTCAGTATTGGCTCACTGATACGTCACCAGTGCGTCAATAATGTTCTGACTCATTTGCACGTTCACCGCCTGAGTCACGTGGTCGCAAAAAAGTGAGTAAAGATCGGCTTTTGATGCATGGGGGGGTATAATCCCATGGCAGGGCATAATTATACTCACGATACTCTTCGTGGATTTATCATCATGTTGGTTGTCTTGAACCAGACGTCTTTGGCCTCTTCATAAGCGGATTCATTCCCATCGAGCTTCAGGGGAAGTTTGCGACCAGTCGCCGTCTCAAAGCAACCGCCCACCAGTGCGGCAACGGAGTACAGCTCGAAATATATGTCCATATCTTCTATAGCTGAAAGACACTTGGTGAGGACTGTTCTTGAACAggatctatttatttatttatttatttattttatttattgataaattcatattccacaatcatcaaagtacatttcgtaataaatcatgtttacaatgaaaaaaatgcataacacatGCAGGACTGAAACgtacaatgaaaagaaaaaaagtggaggggcctactaaaaagcagtgcttgtaaaatgtagaccccctattaaaactttatacaagggtaatatgacacaaatagagtaaaataatcagcaaaattctatacaattatatagatataaacactgtaacacaaatgtatatacactatatacaaacttaaatattgactttaaaataatcaatattaccgtggataagtatgaagttcacaaatatttgattgaatcaataagaattcagaagaaattttttgatgagtaatttaaatcggttaagattagctgcctctttcatttctctgtccagagaattccagagttttggtcctgtgaaaaatatagttttgctagaaaatactgttCTACTTTTAGGTAGGTGATAGTCGtttgattgtctcgtattatatgaatgtaaagtattgtttctcataaatttcttttgtaagacattaggtacactatttctatctagctgatacatgaattggaatagttgcaagcggtacaggtcattgactttaaggatacgtttctgacgaaacaattcatccgtatgagatctaaaggacatattgcatattattctcattacttttttctgaagtagcaagactttatttagtctcgtttgagaggcattaccccatgccagaattccataattaagataCGGTAGGattaatgcacaatacaacatggatagcgCCTGTGCTGGAAGAACGTTTTTAAGCTTattgatgactccaatatttcgtgacacagttttgcaaatattgttgatatgagcattccacgtgagcttgttatcaatagtaagacctaagaattttgttgtttgcacttctttgatttcagtattatctaaaagtatttgatgcggtagatgtttcaataaatgactaaaaagcatataattagttttttgcagattcagtgacagtttgttggctttaatccagtttgttacttttttaaattctgtattcatagttctcacaagtacatgtggatcatgatgtgtatagaaaatattggaatcatcagcaaagagaataaatgacagaacatgagatgaatttttcatatcattaacataaagtataaataacaaagggccaagaatactaccttgtggaattccacaggaaactggccttgttggagattctgattcatttactgtaacaaactgaattctatcagtaagataactcctaaaccattgtaaagctgtCCCTCTGATACCGTAATTTGATAGCTTATATAACAGTATTTCATGATCTATTGTGTCAAACGCTTTTGAGAAGTCGAGGAATAATCCTACGGTATGATCAGAATTGTCAAAAgaagtagatattttatttattaatgtcaatatagcatgagttgtattatatttttctctaaaaccgaattgattatcacatataatactatatttcttaaggaaagcaactgtccttttataaattatcctttcaagaatttttgaaaACGAAGTTAACAAGGAtattgggcgataattactAGTAATCAATTGGTCTCCCTTTTTGAAAATGGGTATaactttagctattttcatcttctttgggACCTGACCAAGctgcaatgataaattaaatatatgaagcagaggatcagcaagagaatgtataatgtttttcaCAACTCTATTTGTAATACCATCATAACCGGGTGTCTTTTCTGCTTTCAAATTAGATACAATCTCAAGTAATTCTTTTCTATTAACTGGAGTAAGAAATATTGaactatcattttgtttatccAAAAAGTCCTTAAACGAATTTTCTACAGGTATAATATTTCCAGCTAACTTCggtccaatttgagagaaatatgaattaaattcatttgctatagaatgagtatcttcaaccatatttccatctacacttaatttattaacagcactagatttgttaattttgtttagagccccatttattgttttccatgtatttttaaggtcgtttttatatgattgtaatttttctgaataaaacctcttttttgctattCGGAGAGTAGTTGTTAAGGTATTCTTATAAGACGTGTATCTATTCCGTGAAATATCATTTGGATTtgatatataagaaacatacagattatttttccgattgatggaccttaatatcaattttgaaaccCATGGTAGCTTTGGAACACGTTTATAGTCGTAATTTCGATATTTCTTCAGAGGAACACAAGAATCTAAgcaatcattaaaatatttcaaaaatatgtcaaacGAGTCATCGACATTCTCTTTCGAGTTATAAACGTCAGACCAATCAACAGAGCTTAAATTTTCTTGGAGgcgttcaatatttttgtcactaaAGTTGCGACAgatcctatatttcttttccatttttgcgaatgattgcattgtttggatatgggtaaaaataagaaaatgatcggATATGTCTGTCGTTACAATGCCAGCTTTCGGAAGAGGATGAGAGTTACAGAATATATTATCTATAAGCATAGCAGAATGATCAGTAATACGGGTTGGTCTAGAAATAATCGGCAAAAAAGTAGAAGTTAACATTAATTCAAGGAAATCGTTTGTTAAAGAGTGATTACTGGTCAAgagattaatattgaaatcaccagtgatgatacaattgttatttatcaattcGCCGTTTTGCAAAAGTTCATTAGTAGCAAATAAAAAATCTTCTATACAAGAAGTTTGAGGAGGTCTGTAAATGACACCTATAAGAGTTTTCTTATCTTTATGAATTTTTACTTCTACAAATAAGGATTCaatgatatcattcatatattcaaatttatgtCTAATTGCATAATCAAATGAAGACGGAATATATAATGCTAATCCAcctccaattttatttttcctattgtttataacaatatcaTAATTCGGGAGGGTGCATAAGGAATTCGGTGTTTCCGTGAACCAAGTTTCAGTAAGAGCAATGATTGGGGGATTGGCAAACTGTgtattttctaataataatcGTAATTTCTCGAAGTTTTGGTTAGCGCTTCTTAtattcaaatgcaaaataaaaatatcttctTCTCCAATCGATTTAGCATAGtctttgaatgaattttctGTATAATATGGAGATGAGGAGAGATTGTAtgctttatcatgaatatcGAATTCAACTTGAAGCTCATCAAAATTACTTGTAAGAATATCGGTAGAAAATCTATCGAATGGAGTATGATGATTTGAGATAATATTGCTTTTATCCTGATGATTTAGTAATaagaaatcatcattattcagaTGATAAAATGGGAAATCACGCATATTATCCACCATTTTGAAATAGAATATATTgccattttaaaacaaaatctttgtaaGCTGAGCATGTAAAGCATCTTTTAGATTTGATACCAACATGACCCCAAATTCGAGCTGGAAAAATAATGCAGTAGTAATagttaacaaaataaagattatcaaATACAATTATTAACGGTCGGTGAAGAATATTTGCAcacaaaaataagtaaaatgacCTCCATGAAATGCTTGGtattgaaaaattattgaaagggcagtgaaaaaatgcaaaatataccaCGGAAAATAACACAGATATTGATCGATGCGAAAATTTTTGTGACGAGAATTtcataagaaatgaaaagaatactGGAAAATGGAATAACATGGATAGTCCTTCTACAGCTTAGAAAAGTCCTCTctggaatgaatgatgatgggttgACACTTCTCATCCTTCCTTACATAGATTCGGCCATTCTGGGTCCACAGGAACTTGTATCCGGCATCTCGGCGGGCCTTGTTGACATCTTTCATTAGTTCCTTAGTGGAAGCGATCAAGTTTTCATTGAGGTAGATCTTGCCATCGCTGTTGTATCCTAGATCCTTTGTGGAGAGGGTCTTCAGTTTCCTTCTCCCATCATACATGATGTTCCGAGCTCGTCTTGTGGTGAATCGCACGATGATTGGGCGGGCTTTGTTATCAGCTTGGCGTTTGGAACCCAGCCGATGAACCACATCGAAGTCGGATGCTGCAAGCTCAGGGCTGATGTGTTTCGCGATATTAAGTACGATCCTTTCAGGAACCTCGCCCTGTCGTTCTGGTACACCTGCCACCTCCAAGTTGACCCTCCTGTGGTACTGGTCAAGATCGTTAAGCTGGAAGGTCAATTCACTGAATCTCTTCTGAAGACAGATATTCTGCTCCTTTAGTTCTCTGTTCTCCTTTTCAATCTTCTCGGCCTTCAACTTCATTTCCTCAAATTTCTCGTTGAGGAACGACAGCGAGTTCACAATGCTATTTTGTCCCTCTCGTACACTGTCGATAGACTTCTCCAAGACGGTCAACTTAGCACTCAAGGAATTGGAAAGTTTCCCTAGCTCATTCTTGATCAATGATAGAAAATAGCTCTCATTTGTCTCCTCGTTATCACCAGAGTTGTTTTTCGACGACTTTTTCTTCCCTGACATCTAGACCTTGGAATGCACCAAAGTGCAACTTTTACCTGTTGCTCGTCAGCCATGATTGCAAAGACAAAGCTCTCCCAGTAAATTTGTACCAGTAAATACTGTGCGGGGGAATAAATTAATGTTCTGTGACTGCAATCCCGTCTTTCACAATATTGTCATGCTGTATCATACCGATCACAAtgatcagacaagttgataaaAGTTGTACCATTGTCCATGCATGACCCTGCACGGTTCCCGTTTCGTGTTTACCTAGCGACTGTAGGAAACGACACAACGATCACAATTTGattaaaagggaagttcaccctgacaaaagtttATGTAAATATAGcagacaaaataataataaaaaaatattgccgaaggtttaaggaaaatccatcaaggAATAAagaagtttttataattgtaattatttgatttgtgacatcatattaTGCGAGCACCTTTCCTTCATCATAATgctaaaaaattatgaaatatcattttctcagTAAATTTAAAATGGGTTTTATTGTAGGCCTAACTTTATATAGTATAGCAACaaacaaatcgtttcacacccgtttgttaaaagaaagcaaaataggTCATCctgaacttttcaaaaaataaaatttatgtattttatatttactTATGGTGtagctgcttgtttatgacgtcacaaatccaaagttaaaattctaattactttcttaatctttaatggaatttccttaaaccttcaccaatatgtttattcatttttttcttctattttaacaacaaactttccttcagggtgaacttcccttaaGTGCCTACCATTTATTATCGGGACATCATGATTTAATTGACATGGCGCTGCATTAATAATTGTTCACATTACATGTATCGTCAACACGTCAACCGCCACAAGCTGGCGCTATAACACTACACATAGAGGAGTCGTTAGCACGTGTTTAGGGTATATTTTTTCCCCGGGGCTTTTTTCCTCCTCGTTTCTAAAACGTGTTCAGGTTCTTTATtgcactgggggggggggaggtatgCAATACCCATTAATATAGTTTTGTctatatttgaatttattgttAGCAAGAAGAGAAAACTTGTTTAGTGGTCATTccggcgacaacttgtttagtgGCCAAAAATGTGTTAATGAAGCTGGCAAAAGAGAGTTATTTTACACACAGAGAAAAACATCGTTCAGGggatgtttggaaataattttgccACACGTGTGTACAGTGATACATATAACCCCACCCCCGGCCCAGGGTGTAAATAATGGCGTACATAATACATACCTTaatggcgtaatgagccaaatgaATGAGGGGATCCGACATATTTGGCAAAAGAGCTACCTGGGCCCCGTGTTACAAAGAGCTACGTACGATCCAATCAATTTTAACTGCTTGGAAATCCATCCATTCCCGactggaaatttgcacaatcgtcttatttaacaaaaagaaTGCCGCTTGAAAATTTGAAtctgaaatttgcaattgattgcaaatatttcttgcaaccccccccccccccggtcattGTAAATCTCTATTGCAAAATCGATAATTTTGTAGAAATTTGAATTTCTGCAATTAGATGCCACCCACCTATATAAGACTCAACAATGCTCCCTTTTACCAtgtttccatgttttttttaagtataatctttcaaatatgaaataagagTTACATTAAAGGGTAAGTGAAAATATCAGCATTAACTTGATGTAAGCCTGTGCATAGGCCTATAAAGTATGATCGATAATATAATTCCTGTTttgtattgttgtttttttttgcttttttagGCTTACGGAACAAGAAAAACAGTGTGgaatctttatatttttctaaGCAGAGGAAATTCCTCAATTTATTTTCGTCACTTTTGAAGACCTATTACCGGCATATTCTTCTATGATCACTCCATCCCTGAGATGTAGTGACTCGCCATATAGTATCAAGCCTGATAACCACTAAACGAAGGTGATAACGCAATATTCAGAGTTCAGCATGGTTCAATTCAAGCCTATCCAAACATGACGCCACTTTATCCCAAAAGGCTTTGGTAGGCGCCAGGCGGGGTCCCTCAGGGCCGCCTTTGTGGACCTTAGAGTAGTACTCGCAGAGCCCTTTGCTATCGGAGTATCGTATATTCTTCGGCTTGTGCTTGGCCATGTACGCCTGGAAGATCCTCTCGCTGCATTTCCTTTTTGAGGCGCATTCCTCGAAAGCTGTCggtttgaaatttgaaagataagaaacGTCTGTTAACATTATTTGCTTTCCTTCGCTTGTTCTTGAAAAAAGACTTGAATTGTATATTGGACCTAATTTCAGCAAATTGGAtggatattttaaaaaaatgttaaaacttcGACCAAGCAGCATAGAAGCTCACACAATGTTTCTTGATCATCTCCTGCCTATTAAAGTTTTCTATTTAAAaacaacattattatttttcacgTTATGTTTGAAATCCAATCCAatttctggggcccgtttcataacgTTACAACTGCAGAAACTTTGCCAAACGGGGGAGCATTTAATGAAGGATTTGTCGGATcttcatctgacaagtcctaTTATCCGAGAGTTgtcatagtaacagtgcttctcggccaatcagaatcaaggaaggTTGTccgatctgacaacttgtcagacagaAATGTTAATGAAACGCTTCCCTGGTTTCTATGAAAGTGACAAAGTCACAATAGTTTTTAAGTCTTTTTAAAACTGGCAACCGGTATACTCGGGTGTTCAACCTTGAAATAATAGACTCTTGCTCTGGCAACATCGGCATTATCATCTTACATTTGCCAATAGTTTTGTTCAGCTCCAGAGCCTCTTCCCATTGGACATAAGAGATACCGAGCGGGCCACATGGAAGATAGGTGTACTCCTTGTGGCATGACGGATAG from Lytechinus variegatus isolate NC3 chromosome 8, Lvar_3.0, whole genome shotgun sequence includes the following:
- the LOC121420657 gene encoding uncharacterized protein LOC121420657, whose amino-acid sequence is MSGKKKSSKNNSGDNEETNESYFLSLIKNELGKLSNSLSAKLTVLEKSIDSVREGQNSIVNSLSFLNEKFEEMKLKAEKIEKENRELKEQNICLQKRFSELTFQLNDLDQYHRRVNLEVAGVPERQGEVPERIVLNIAKHISPELAASDFDVVHRLGSKRQADNKARPIIVRFTTRRARNIMYDGRRKLKTLSTKDLGYNSDGKIYLNENLIASTKELMKDVNKARRDAGYKFLWTQNGRIYVRKDEKCQPIIIHSREDFSKL
- the LOC121420658 gene encoding lysozyme-like; the protein is MGKVSLLVIVIFACFGFSLGKVSSKGKYQPVPANCIRCICEAESGCKPPYPSCHKEYTYLPCGPLGISYVQWEEALELNKTIGKSFEECASKRKCSERIFQAYMAKHKPKNIRYSDSKGLCEYYSKVHKGGPEGPRLAPTKAFWDKVASCLDRLELNHAEL